In one Myxocyprinus asiaticus isolate MX2 ecotype Aquarium Trade chromosome 29, UBuf_Myxa_2, whole genome shotgun sequence genomic region, the following are encoded:
- the LOC127420322 gene encoding zinc finger protein 501-like isoform X1, giving the protein MFIMREQVDVICAGEQQMLQTPVKMKMCSVKLLDCRNLMKMRGETTAKQQQSDDFIHSDLMEVKEEHQELNEVEEKRQYQKHHDFTTAKKSLCVSKTKNFSPKKPKRKISKKSLTHSQCGKSFTFKSNLNIHTRARTGERPYTCHQCGKSFIMKTTLDVHMRIHTGEKPYTCHQCGRSFAHATSLNNHLRCHSGERPFECDQCGKTFVLNSSLKLHLKTHTNEKPYKCSFCGKSFVNPSYFKEHQKIHTGVGAHMCFECGKTFITASILKHHQRIHTGEKPYKCSHCGKSFNQSETLKAHERIHTGEKPHKCSHCGKRFTWSQNLKTHERIHTGEKPYKCSHCGKTFTQSHDLKTHERIHTGEKPYKCSHCGKRFAWSQNLKTHERIHTEENPYKCSHCGKTFTQSHDLKTHERIHTGEKPYKCSHCGKSFTQSQNLKTHERIHTGEKPFKCSHCEKRFTWSQNLKRHERNHTTALHVGKVSTN; this is encoded by the exons atgttcatcatgagagagcaggtggatgtgatctgtgctggagaacagcagatgctgcagacaccagtgaagatgaagatgtgttcagtgaagctgctggactgcaggaatctgatgaagatgagaggagaaaccacagcaaaacaacaacagagtgatgatttTATTCATTCAG atctgatggaagtgaaagaggaacatcaagaactgaatgaagtggaggagaaacgtcagtatcagaaacatcatgatttcacaactgcaaaaaaatctttgtgtgtttcAAAGACTAAGAATTTCTCACCAAAAAAGCCTAAAAGAAAAATATCCAAGAAATCTCTTACCCATTCtcaatgtggaaaaagtttcacttTTAAAAGCAACCTTAATATACACACGAGAGCTCgcactggagagaggccttacacatgccatcagtgtggaaaaagtttcattaTGAAAACAACCCTTGAtgtacacatgagaattcacactggagagaagccttacacgtgccatcagtgtggaagaaGTTTTGCACATGCAACTAGTCTCAATAATCATCTCCGCTGTCACTCTGGAGAAAGACCATTTGaatgtgatcagtgtggtaaaacatttgttttgaattcaAGCTTAAAACtacatctgaaaacacacacaaatgagaagccttacaagtgttctttttgtggaaaaagTTTTGTAAACCCGTCCTATTTTAAAGAacaccagaaaatacataccgGTGTGGGTGCTCATATGTGTTTTGAATGTGGGAAGACCTTTATTACAGCCAGCATATTGAAACATcaccaaagaattcatactggagaaaaaccttacaagtgctcacactgtggaaagagtttcaatcaGTCAGAAACCCTGAAagcacacgagagaattcatactggagagaaacctcacaagtgctcacactgtggaaagagattcacttggtcacaaaacctgaaaacacacgagagaattcacactggagaaaaaccttacaagtgctcacactgtggaaagacttTTACTCAGTCACAcgacctgaaaacacatgagagaatccatactggagagaaaccttacaagtgctcacactgtggaaagagattCGCTtggtcacaaaacctgaaaacacatgagagaatccatactgaaGAAAatccttacaagtgctcacactgtggaaagacttTTACTCAGTCACAcgacctgaaaacacacgagagaatccatactggagagaaaccatacaagtgctcacactgtggaaagagtttcactcagtctcaaaacctgaaaacacatgagagaatccatactggagagaaacctttcaagtgctcacactgtgaaaagagattCACTtggtcacaaaacctgaaaagacATGAGAGAAACCATACCACTGCTCTTCATGTGGGAAAAGTTTCAACCAATTAG
- the LOC127420322 gene encoding zinc finger protein 501-like isoform X2, with the protein MEVKEEHQELNEVEEKRQYQKHHDFTTAKKSLCVSKTKNFSPKKPKRKISKKSLTHSQCGKSFTFKSNLNIHTRARTGERPYTCHQCGKSFIMKTTLDVHMRIHTGEKPYTCHQCGRSFAHATSLNNHLRCHSGERPFECDQCGKTFVLNSSLKLHLKTHTNEKPYKCSFCGKSFVNPSYFKEHQKIHTGVGAHMCFECGKTFITASILKHHQRIHTGEKPYKCSHCGKSFNQSETLKAHERIHTGEKPHKCSHCGKRFTWSQNLKTHERIHTGEKPYKCSHCGKTFTQSHDLKTHERIHTGEKPYKCSHCGKRFAWSQNLKTHERIHTEENPYKCSHCGKTFTQSHDLKTHERIHTGEKPYKCSHCGKSFTQSQNLKTHERIHTGEKPFKCSHCEKRFTWSQNLKRHERNHTTALHVGKVSTN; encoded by the coding sequence atggaagtgaaagaggaacatcaagaactgaatgaagtggaggagaaacgtcagtatcagaaacatcatgatttcacaactgcaaaaaaatctttgtgtgtttcAAAGACTAAGAATTTCTCACCAAAAAAGCCTAAAAGAAAAATATCCAAGAAATCTCTTACCCATTCtcaatgtggaaaaagtttcacttTTAAAAGCAACCTTAATATACACACGAGAGCTCgcactggagagaggccttacacatgccatcagtgtggaaaaagtttcattaTGAAAACAACCCTTGAtgtacacatgagaattcacactggagagaagccttacacgtgccatcagtgtggaagaaGTTTTGCACATGCAACTAGTCTCAATAATCATCTCCGCTGTCACTCTGGAGAAAGACCATTTGaatgtgatcagtgtggtaaaacatttgttttgaattcaAGCTTAAAACtacatctgaaaacacacacaaatgagaagccttacaagtgttctttttgtggaaaaagTTTTGTAAACCCGTCCTATTTTAAAGAacaccagaaaatacataccgGTGTGGGTGCTCATATGTGTTTTGAATGTGGGAAGACCTTTATTACAGCCAGCATATTGAAACATcaccaaagaattcatactggagaaaaaccttacaagtgctcacactgtggaaagagtttcaatcaGTCAGAAACCCTGAAagcacacgagagaattcatactggagagaaacctcacaagtgctcacactgtggaaagagattcacttggtcacaaaacctgaaaacacacgagagaattcacactggagaaaaaccttacaagtgctcacactgtggaaagacttTTACTCAGTCACAcgacctgaaaacacatgagagaatccatactggagagaaaccttacaagtgctcacactgtggaaagagattCGCTtggtcacaaaacctgaaaacacatgagagaatccatactgaaGAAAatccttacaagtgctcacactgtggaaagacttTTACTCAGTCACAcgacctgaaaacacacgagagaatccatactggagagaaaccatacaagtgctcacactgtggaaagagtttcactcagtctcaaaacctgaaaacacatgagagaatccatactggagagaaacctttcaagtgctcacactgtgaaaagagattCACTtggtcacaaaacctgaaaagacATGAGAGAAACCATACCACTGCTCTTCATGTGGGAAAAGTTTCAACCAATTAG